The window CGATAGAATACAAGGCTGCATGGGAGGGAGTGGAAGTACAGTACGTGAGTCCCTCCTGGACGTCGAAGAAGTGCTCCGCGTGCGGTAAGGTGAATCGCAGACTCGGAGCAGAGAAGGTGTGGCAATGCCAGTGCGGTGCCACACATGACCGTGACTTCAACGCAGCCATGAACATATGGTCACGGTCCAACCCAGTGTGTCTGCCCGTGACCCGGGCAGGAGCGGGAGGCTGATGAGGCCATACAGCAATACAAAGATGCTGAGCGGAAGCCTTCAAGTCAATATTTCAGGGAAAATTGACAGGGTCTACATGGACATGAGATAAGGAACGGTGCACTCAGGAATCTTTGGTCTTGGCTGTCCGTCGCGAAACCACACGCATCCGCTGCCCGTCACAGTTCCGTCACCGGAGCGTGCTACGAACGCAACGAGTTCCCCTCCGGCAAGCCTCGGTTGCAACCATGCCGCGTAATTCACTTCCGCGCTGCGTATCTCCTCCTCTATGTAATTACCCATGTCTCTGAACATGCACATTCTATGCCTGATTAACACAGGTATGTCTTTTTCGCCGGCCCGCCCTACTATGAAATGTGTCGTCTCGACCATATCATTTACCCGTTGCCTTCGCCGCGAATTGTGTGCTCCGATTAAAATCATGATGTCGCAGTGATGACATTTCGTCCTCCCGCTATCGACTTCTGCGCAATGCCTGACATTGCGTGTGTCAGGAGGCGGATTGGAGGGAATATGACACAATATGCGTTCAATAGCGCAACAACCGGATCCCGCGGAAACGGTATGCCGGAACACAATATTGAGAAATTTAAGGCTGCAAAGGGTTAATAATAACTGTTCTCTTTGCGAGCCTGAGGGGCCGTAGCTCAGCTAGGTAGGGTTGAACCCCCTGGAGAGAGCAACTGGCTTTTAACCAGAAGGTCCGGGGTCCGAATGCATTGCCGGAATTCCCCGCGGCCCCGAACCGGCACGCTGAATTGCGCTGGTGCTTAGAATAACATTAAATCGGGATGACACATCCTGTGGTACAAATGGTGCAGATTACATGACAGAAGGAAGGAAGGTAGTACTGCTGAACGGCGAGCATGTCGATTGGAATGATGCCAAATTGCACGTTACCACACATGCACTCCTATACGGCAGCGCCGTGTTCGAGGGCATACGCGCGTATGCATCGCCGGACAGCAAGCAGCTTTTTGTCTTCAGGCTCAGGGAGCATATTGTCCGCCTGCTGAACAACGCAAAGGTACTCAGGCTAAAACAACCGCTCACTGTGGATGCTTTTTCGGAAAAGATCGTCGAACTCCTGAGCATGAACAATTTTCATTCCGACGTTTACATCAGACCTGTGGTTTATTTCGGCGAGGGGCCAATCGGACTCAGGCCGCTGAAGCAGAGCACGGATTACTTCGTCTTTGCGGTGGAACTCGGTAACTACTTCGGAGAGGAAAGAGCGCTCAAGGTGGGTATAAGCTCGTGGGTCAGACCGAGCAATAACTCGCTGCCGCCGAGTGCCAAGGTAAACGGTTCCTATGTCAACAGCATGCTGGCCTCCATGGATGCAAAGGATGCTGGCTACGACGAGGCCATATTGCTCACACAGAACGGCTATGTCTCTGAGGGACCTGGCGAGAACCTGTTCATAGTGAAAAAGGGGAAACTGATAACTCCGCCGCTGTCGGCAGACATACTTGAGGGAATAACGAGAGATGCCATCATATCTATTGCGGCCGAGAGCGGAATAGATGTCGTGGAGAGAGACGTTGCAAGAACAGAGCTGTACACGTGCGATGAGCTGTTCCTCTGCGGTACAGCTGCCCAGATAAGTCCGGTCGGCAGCGTCGACG is drawn from Candidatus Sysuiplasma acidicola and contains these coding sequences:
- a CDS encoding transposase, which translates into the protein IEYKAAWEGVEVQYVSPSWTSKKCSACGKVNRRLGAEKVWQCQCGATHDRDFNAAMNIWSRSNPVCLPVTRAGAGG
- a CDS encoding branched-chain amino acid transaminase encodes the protein MTEGRKVVLLNGEHVDWNDAKLHVTTHALLYGSAVFEGIRAYASPDSKQLFVFRLREHIVRLLNNAKVLRLKQPLTVDAFSEKIVELLSMNNFHSDVYIRPVVYFGEGPIGLRPLKQSTDYFVFAVELGNYFGEERALKVGISSWVRPSNNSLPPSAKVNGSYVNSMLASMDAKDAGYDEAILLTQNGYVSEGPGENLFIVKKGKLITPPLSADILEGITRDAIISIAAESGIDVVERDVARTELYTCDELFLCGTAAQISPVGSVDGRVIGDGKPGKITSELVAIFNDAVRGKDDNRRGWLTPVYR